The genomic interval CTCCAGACCGGTATTTCATTGAGGTTTTTAATGCGGCTGCCGTCTTCATTGCGGACCTGCAGATTCAGCATCACCATGCGTTCCTGATCGTTCAGCACACCGACGGGCATTCCGTCAGTCGCAGCCAATAAAGCGTTGGCCACGTCGCTGCGTTCAATGCCGGATCGCAGGGCGTTCTGCTTCATGTATTCGGCTACGAGGGCTTTGCCTGCCGGTTTCCAGCTATTCTGTACCGAATAGGCATCTATATAGGGAGAGCGGCGCATAATCTCTTCGGCCTGTGCACTCAAACGGCGCAGCACGGCAGGATCGGGGCCGGCAAACTCTACCTCGATCGTGTGCGAAGTAGAGATGGAAAAGTTGTATTTGCGGATGCGGATGTAGGCATCGGGATATTGTTCACGGAGCTGCCGGCGTACCGCAGGGATTTGTTCCAACACGGTATTATAATCCTCGCAGTCCACGATGAGCTCGCCGTAGCAGTCGCCGCCCGAAGTCATCGGACGCACCAGACAATAGTGGGCCGGCGCACTCCCCTGACTGACAGCCACCCGTTCGATGGCGGGATTCTCTTCGAGCCGGTCGCTCATTTCCAGCAGCCGGTCGCGCACCTTGTCCGCATCGGTCGCCGAAGGGAAAAAACACTCGACGACAAACTGTTTGTAATCGAAGTCAGGGAAGAACAAGTTCTTCACCTTCGTCATCCCGAAGATGCAGAGAGCCAACAGGGAAAAAGCCACAGCGATGGTCGTCTTTTTGTAGCTGATTAAAAAGCCGATGGCACGGCGGACAAAGCGATGCACGGGAGAGTTCATGATCGCACCAGAACCGTTTCCGACCGTTTTCTCCCGCTTCGGCAGCCATGACTTGGCGCAGACGGGAACCTGCACCAAAGCCAGTACCCAGCTTGCCAGCAGGCTGACGCACAGCACCAAAAAGAGGTCGCCGGCATATTCTCCCGCCGTATCGGGCGAAAGATAGACGCAGAGGAACGTCGAGGCGGCGATAACGGTTGCCCCCAACAGCGGCAGGGCCGTATTGCGGCCTATACGATACAGATAGGTTTTAGGGCCGAGACCCCGTTTCTTGTCGATCAGGATACCGTCCATGATGACCACGGCATTATCTACCAGCATTCCCATCGCCACGATGAACGCGCCGAGCGAGATGCGTTGCAGCGTCGTGCCGCAGACGAGCAGAATCGGGAAAGACACGGCGACCGTCAGCACCAGTCCGAAACCGATAATCAGGCCGCTGCGCAGTCCCATCGTGAAAACAAGCACCAGAATGACGATGACGACCGACTCGACGAGATTCCACATAAAAGAAGAGATGGCTTCGTTTACTTTGTCGGGCTGGAAGAAAATCTTTTCGGCATGGAATCCCGCCGGAACGTTTTTCATCGCTTCGGCCAGTTTGACATCGACAGCCGCACCCACGTCGGGGACGATGGCCGATGACTCCATCGCCATGCAGATGGCGAGCGCCGGTTGTCCGTTCACGAAAAATCCGTTGCGCTGCGGTTCCGCAAAAGCACGCTCCACGCGGGCGATATCGCCGAGGCGCATTGTTTTACCGTCCAGCGTTCGGATTTGCAAATTGCGGATGTCCTCCTCGTTTTCGACCGCCGAATCAACGTAGATCGCAATTCGTTCGTCGCCGCTGCGATATTTTCCCGCATCGACCGTCTTGCCTGCCGCCTGCAAGGTCGACATGATTTGCGTGGGAACGATTCCGTTTCTGGCGATCTGCTCTTTGGAGAGCACGATGTTGATTACTTCGTCGCGGTTGCCGATGATATTGATCCGCTTGACCCCTTTCACGCCGAGCAACTCGCGGCGGAGATATTTGGCGTATTTATACATTTCGGGATAGTCGTACCCATCGGCTGTCAGTGCATAGAAAATGCCGTATACATCCATCATGTCATCCACCACTACCGGGCTGTAACAACCTTGCGGCAGACGCGAAGCCGCATCGTTTACCTTGCGGCGCAACAGGTCGAAATGCTGTTCCAACTCTTTTTCCAGCACCGTCATCTGGAACTCGACGGTGAACATCGCAGAGCCGTTCTGACATTCGGTCTTTACCTTTTTTACATTGGGCAGCGCCCGCAGTTCGTCTTCCATTATTTGGGCGACTTTCAGCTCCATTTCGTGTGCGCCGGCTCCCGGCCATGCAACCACCACCATTGCTTGTTTGGCCGATACGGCAGGGTCTTCCAGCTTAGGCATCTGCACGAATGCGAGTACGCCGGCAACGAGGATCGCTGCCATGAGCGACCAGAACAGCACCGGCCGCCGCATGAAAAATTCAGTCATTTTCATTACAGCAATCCTCCTATATTGGTTTTGCTCGATTTTCCTACGACACGTACCCGTTCACCTTCTTGCAGGACATTCACTCCGGCGCGGACGATGCGTTCTTTGTCGGTCAGCCCTTCGATGACAACGGCACGACCTTCGTCGTCCGTTCCGCGCAGCACGACAGGACGTTTGGTCACGGTGGAATCCCGTTCGAATACCCACACGCACGGTTCGTTGCCGTCTGTATCGCGGAAGACGGCGCACAGCGGTATGGCGAACCCTGTAATGGAAGCCGTATCCGCGACAACGATCCCGATTTCGACATTCATGCCTGCCGTCAGCCGTTTGTCGGGCTGCCCGGCAAAGGTCAGGCGTAGCTGATAGAGCTGATTGCCGTCGGCTTTGGGAGTGATGCTCGACAGTTTCATCGGAAATTCTTCTTCAATACCCGCTGCCTTACAATAAAAACGGGTGAAAAGGTCACGTTGTCTGTATTCGCCGGCCGGAATATCCGCTGCGACTTCCATGTGCGATACGTCCAGCAGGGTAAACAGCGCCGTACCGGCATCGACCATCTCCGCCGGAGAAAAGTTCACGGCCTGCACATACCCGTCGGTCGGCGCATACAGTTTCGTATAGTCGAGTTTGTTCTTGTTCACCTGCAACTGCACGCCCAGCTGCCGCAGACCAGCGACGGCCTTTTCATAATCGTTGGCCGAAACGCTCTTTTGGTCAAAAAGCTGCTTCGTGCGTCCTACTTCGTCTTTAAGTTGGTCGTACTGGATTTGCAGTGCCTCGACGCCCAGTCGATAATCTGCGTCGTCCAGCTCGGCAAGTAAAGTCCCCTGTCGGACATAATCGCCTTCGCGGACATGGATACGCTCGATCTGTCCGGCGGTTTTGAAGCCGAGGCTGATCGTGTGCGCTTCGCGGACGATGCCCGGATGGCTTATTACATGGGAGGCTTCCAACCGTACAGGTTCGGTCAGCGCAACACTCCGTATGGTGGAATTTTCGTGCGATGATTGGCCGCAGGCACAGAGCATTCCGATGACGACAACCATAGTAATCAATCTTTTCATGGTTCCGATCTGTTTTTAATGATTGTTTTCTATTCCGCTGCAAAGTTCCCGATTTATCCGGCATGTCGCATCATCCAATGGAATGACATTTTGTTCTAATAGATTACAAATCGTTCAAATAACAACTAAAACACCTAATTTTGTTTGTCGAAAGGTTAAATGCGAAGAATATGAAACAGGCTTATTGGGATTGGAATTTGGATTTGCTCTGGCTATCCGCAGAGAATACGGCTGTTCATTTGAACAAGGAGTTTATTCTGATCGACAATTTCGACGAGAGTCCGGAACAAGCAAACGCGGACTTGGAATTTGTAAATCATCCGGTCAAACTCTCCTTTACAATCGCAATTTTTTGTCTGGCAGGGCGGATGTCGGTTCAAATCAACTTGCAGGAGTTCGAGCTCCGGGCTAATGACATTCTGATTGTTCTGGAGGGAGCCATTGGGGAATACCGGGGTATGAGCGACGATACCCGGATTGCCGTAATCGCTTTCGCGTCCGAATATTTCCAGACTGCGCTTCAAACCGACGCGACAATGTCTCTGCAACGCCGATTGTACGCTTCGCCTATTTGTCATCTGACGTCAGCAGCGATGGAGGAGACGATGGCGATTTATCATCTGATGAAAGCGAAAATAGCGGAAACGGATAATCCGTTCCGCAAAGGGGCACTGCTCGGATATACGCAGGTACTTACTTATAATGCTTACAAATACCTGCTTGCAGCCGATTCCGGCGACGGGAAATTGAAAGAAAAAAGCGGCCGTCAGCAAGAGTTATACACACAATTTATCGAAGAGGTGCGGCAAAGCTACACGAAAGAACGCAGCATATCCTATTATGCAGGCAGGCTGTGCGTAACGCCCAAATATCTGTCGCAGATCGTTCGTAAAGTGAGCGGCCGGTTTGCCGGCGACTGGATTACCGATTACGTCATCCTCGAAGCGAAAGCCTTGCTCAAAAGCCGCAAATACACCATACAGCAGATAGCGGACAGATTGAATTTCGCCAACCAGTCCTTCTTCGGAAAGTATTTCAAGGAGAAGGTCGGATGCTCACCGTCGGAGTATCAAAAAACATAAACCACCATACATTCAGCTTTTCTCGGAAAGCGTGCAGCCCATTCGTTTTTTCGTCCTAAATCATGCGAATGGGTTTGCCGGTGTTTTTCTGTCGTTCCAGATCTCGCCAAAGCCGCTTCACATATACTGTGAGGCATTTTTTGAATTTGTACGGCATGTTGTTTAATGGCGTTAAAAACAGATAGGACAACTTCCGAGCTAATATCAATTAGCAATGCAATGGCTGGGAGCATTTACATAAGAACACCTTTGAATTTCTTGATTTCACGACAGTTGTTTCGACAAATCCGGAAACAGGCAATTTTCTTCCTATTGGTACAACAACTGATATGCCACCTGCCTATGTCCCTTTGCTGTTAGGTTATCTTTGACTTATATACTTTTACCTTGTTATATGTACCTGCATGACTCTTCCGGACAACTATATGCCATGCATTGCGTTGCTATTTCATTCTTATTCCCCGGCCCTGTTTTCGGTCTTTGATCTTGATTCCTATGTGTTCG from Alistipes ihumii AP11 carries:
- a CDS encoding efflux RND transporter permease subunit; translated protein: MKMTEFFMRRPVLFWSLMAAILVAGVLAFVQMPKLEDPAVSAKQAMVVVAWPGAGAHEMELKVAQIMEDELRALPNVKKVKTECQNGSAMFTVEFQMTVLEKELEQHFDLLRRKVNDAASRLPQGCYSPVVVDDMMDVYGIFYALTADGYDYPEMYKYAKYLRRELLGVKGVKRINIIGNRDEVINIVLSKEQIARNGIVPTQIMSTLQAAGKTVDAGKYRSGDERIAIYVDSAVENEEDIRNLQIRTLDGKTMRLGDIARVERAFAEPQRNGFFVNGQPALAICMAMESSAIVPDVGAAVDVKLAEAMKNVPAGFHAEKIFFQPDKVNEAISSFMWNLVESVVIVILVLVFTMGLRSGLIIGFGLVLTVAVSFPILLVCGTTLQRISLGAFIVAMGMLVDNAVVIMDGILIDKKRGLGPKTYLYRIGRNTALPLLGATVIAASTFLCVYLSPDTAGEYAGDLFLVLCVSLLASWVLALVQVPVCAKSWLPKREKTVGNGSGAIMNSPVHRFVRRAIGFLISYKKTTIAVAFSLLALCIFGMTKVKNLFFPDFDYKQFVVECFFPSATDADKVRDRLLEMSDRLEENPAIERVAVSQGSAPAHYCLVRPMTSGGDCYGELIVDCEDYNTVLEQIPAVRRQLREQYPDAYIRIRKYNFSISTSHTIEVEFAGPDPAVLRRLSAQAEEIMRRSPYIDAYSVQNSWKPAGKALVAEYMKQNALRSGIERSDVANALLAATDGMPVGVLNDQERMVMLNLQVRNEDGSRIKNLNEIPVWSMMNVHLSNEELQSALSGGKAMSELQDKVFRAMPLGTVIDDLRLDWDEDLVLRLNGQRVIEAECDPNPDNPYATPAKAVSSIRDEIEAIPLPDGYTMRWVGEGEVQGEAIGNLMKFVPITVFLILAILLLLFNDWRKVILILLCFPFVFCGITPSLLLSGQPMTFMAIIGMLGLIGMMVKNAIVLVDEIGRLQTEEKAAPYTAVVEATVSRVRPVLMASLTTIVGMIPLVGDPMYSSMAITIMGGLTVGTIITLVLLPLFYTALFRIRKPSNI
- a CDS encoding AraC family transcriptional regulator, with the translated sequence MKQAYWDWNLDLLWLSAENTAVHLNKEFILIDNFDESPEQANADLEFVNHPVKLSFTIAIFCLAGRMSVQINLQEFELRANDILIVLEGAIGEYRGMSDDTRIAVIAFASEYFQTALQTDATMSLQRRLYASPICHLTSAAMEETMAIYHLMKAKIAETDNPFRKGALLGYTQVLTYNAYKYLLAADSGDGKLKEKSGRQQELYTQFIEEVRQSYTKERSISYYAGRLCVTPKYLSQIVRKVSGRFAGDWITDYVILEAKALLKSRKYTIQQIADRLNFANQSFFGKYFKEKVGCSPSEYQKT
- a CDS encoding efflux RND transporter periplasmic adaptor subunit; this translates as MKRLITMVVVIGMLCACGQSSHENSTIRSVALTEPVRLEASHVISHPGIVREAHTISLGFKTAGQIERIHVREGDYVRQGTLLAELDDADYRLGVEALQIQYDQLKDEVGRTKQLFDQKSVSANDYEKAVAGLRQLGVQLQVNKNKLDYTKLYAPTDGYVQAVNFSPAEMVDAGTALFTLLDVSHMEVAADIPAGEYRQRDLFTRFYCKAAGIEEEFPMKLSSITPKADGNQLYQLRLTFAGQPDKRLTAGMNVEIGIVVADTASITGFAIPLCAVFRDTDGNEPCVWVFERDSTVTKRPVVLRGTDDEGRAVVIEGLTDKERIVRAGVNVLQEGERVRVVGKSSKTNIGGLL